A single region of the Salvia miltiorrhiza cultivar Shanhuang (shh) chromosome 8, IMPLAD_Smil_shh, whole genome shotgun sequence genome encodes:
- the LOC131001837 gene encoding anaphase-promoting complex subunit 13 isoform X2 yields the protein MKGSLRMADLSLGILIDIVDEEWMRDTLPDDDLPLPPLLDSRTDDAEDSNQESQPVEADAWHDLALGNQ from the exons ATGAAGGGAAGCTTAAGAATGGCGGATTTAAGCTTGGGCATCCTCATAGACATTGTGGACGAGGAATGGATGAGAGATACTCTACCTGATGACG ATCTTCCTTTACCACCTCTACTTGATTCTAGGACCGATGATGCTGAAGATTCAA ACCAGGAAAGCCAACCAGTTGAGGCTGATGCTTGGCATGATCTTGCACTGGGAAACCAATGA
- the LOC131001837 gene encoding anaphase-promoting complex subunit 13 isoform X1: MADLSLGILIDIVDEEWMRDTLPDDDLPLPPLLDSRTDDAEDSNQESQPVEADAWHDLALGNQ, encoded by the exons ATGGCGGATTTAAGCTTGGGCATCCTCATAGACATTGTGGACGAGGAATGGATGAGAGATACTCTACCTGATGACG ATCTTCCTTTACCACCTCTACTTGATTCTAGGACCGATGATGCTGAAGATTCAA ACCAGGAAAGCCAACCAGTTGAGGCTGATGCTTGGCATGATCTTGCACTGGGAAACCAATGA
- the LOC131001838 gene encoding uncharacterized protein LOC131001838 isoform X1 gives MATVTPPLILWCIIVSYLVVLSVGAASEFSLAVGGPAALQLFPSFIVENSPGSRPGAKIKCGRVLIQGLPRIKHLNKFANSMKVKVSHATSSGRPPNIDVCFHSDCRNESLDIGMCTHDQWERLSNGLWIKPMSPFDHKVLDIRMGASYSENIEVSLDEEFFLYRILFLVSGIVLMSLASVLSKSLVFYYSGAMAAGALLVILMVLFQGMKLLPTGRKSSLAVFLYSSFVGLGTFLLRYVPRLLRSLLVEIGLSEDMYDPLLIFLIVFLLITGSWLGFWVVRKLVITEDGSVDDGVSLFATWSIRIIASVLILQSSIDPLLAINALIGGIFFSLGLRSIQPKLVRRVYKKLSRPTKINVREPVYPYASPVANASVPRPSTRASYTPVQGQTSKSRITDSETFYSTFHDTPDRRKFAKDEWESFTRESTRKAMEGLVASPDFNRWAVSHADRITLAPKREDAYKQRRWFQWF, from the exons ATGGCTACTGTAACTCCACCACTGATTCTATGGTGTATTATCGTCTCGTATTTGGTGGTTCTCTCTGTGGGCGCTGCTTCTGAGTTCTCTTTAG CTGTTGGTGGGCCTGCAGCATTGCAGCTATTTCCAAGCTTCATAGTGGAAAATTCTCCAGGTTCCAGGCCTGGAGCTAAAATTAAATGTGGGAGAGTTCTAATTCAAGGTTTGCCAAGGATCAAACATTTAAATAAGTTTGCAAATTCCATGAAGGTAAAAGTTTCACATGCAACCTCGAGTGGCCGTCCACCAAATATAGATGTCTGCTTTCATAG TGACTGCAGGAATGAATCTCTTGATATAGGAATGTGCACTCACGACCAGTGGGAAAGACTTTCAAATGGGTTATGGATTAAACCAATGTCTCCTTTTGATCACAAAGTCTTAGACATAAGGATGGGGGCATCTTATTCAGAAAATATTGAAGTCTCTCTTGATGAAG AGTTCTTTTTGTATAGGATATTATTCCTCGTTTCTGGAATAGTTTTGATGAGTTTGGCTTCCGTGCTCAGCAAGTCCTTAGTTTTCTATTACAGTGGTGCCATGGCTGCAGGGGCTTTACTTGTGATATTAATGGTCCTTTTCCAG GGGATGAAACTTCTTCCAACTGGTCGAAAAAGCTCCCTTGCAGTGTTTTTGTACTCCTCCTTT GTCGGCCTGGGAACCTTCCTACTTCGCTATGTGCCAAGATTGTTACGTTCACTATTGGTCGAGATTGGACTTTCAGAAGATATGTATGATCCT CTGCTAATATTTCTGATTGTTTTCCTTCTAATCACTGGATCTTGGTTGGGTTTTTGGGTTGTGCGCAAGCTTGTCATCACAGAGGATGGATCTGTTGATGATGGTGTATCTCTCTTTGCTACTTGGTCGATTCGTATTATTGCCTCTGTCCTGATCCTTCAG agcTCTATAGATCCTTTATTGGCAATAAATGCATTGATTGGTGgaatttttttctctttgggATTGAGGTCCATCCAACCAAAGCTTGTTCGCCGTGTTTACAA AAAGTTGAGTAGACCGACCAAGATCAATGTCAGAGAACCTGTTTATCCATATGCATCACCAGTTGCCAATGCTTCTGTCCCCAGGCCTTCAACAAGAGCTTCATATACTCCTGTCCAAG GTCAAACTAGTAAGTCACGAATAACAGATTCAGAGACTTTCTATTCTACATTCCATGATACTCCTGATCGAAGAAAATTTGCGAAGGATGAATGGGAATCGTTCACTAGGGAGTCCACACGGAAAGCTATGGAAGGGCTGGTTGCCTCACCAGATTTCAACAGATGGGCTGTCTCCCATGCGGATAGGATAACCCTAGCTCCAAAGAGAGAGGATGCATATAAGCAGAGGAGATGGTTTCAATGGTTTTAA
- the LOC131001838 gene encoding uncharacterized protein LOC131001838 isoform X2 — MATVTPPLILWCIIVSYLVVLSVGAASEFSLAVGGPAALQLFPSFIVENSPGSRPGAKIKCGRVLIQGLPRIKHLNKFANSMKVKVSHATSSGRPPNIDVCFHRNESLDIGMCTHDQWERLSNGLWIKPMSPFDHKVLDIRMGASYSENIEVSLDEEFFLYRILFLVSGIVLMSLASVLSKSLVFYYSGAMAAGALLVILMVLFQGMKLLPTGRKSSLAVFLYSSFVGLGTFLLRYVPRLLRSLLVEIGLSEDMYDPLLIFLIVFLLITGSWLGFWVVRKLVITEDGSVDDGVSLFATWSIRIIASVLILQSSIDPLLAINALIGGIFFSLGLRSIQPKLVRRVYKKLSRPTKINVREPVYPYASPVANASVPRPSTRASYTPVQGQTSKSRITDSETFYSTFHDTPDRRKFAKDEWESFTRESTRKAMEGLVASPDFNRWAVSHADRITLAPKREDAYKQRRWFQWF; from the exons ATGGCTACTGTAACTCCACCACTGATTCTATGGTGTATTATCGTCTCGTATTTGGTGGTTCTCTCTGTGGGCGCTGCTTCTGAGTTCTCTTTAG CTGTTGGTGGGCCTGCAGCATTGCAGCTATTTCCAAGCTTCATAGTGGAAAATTCTCCAGGTTCCAGGCCTGGAGCTAAAATTAAATGTGGGAGAGTTCTAATTCAAGGTTTGCCAAGGATCAAACATTTAAATAAGTTTGCAAATTCCATGAAGGTAAAAGTTTCACATGCAACCTCGAGTGGCCGTCCACCAAATATAGATGTCTGCTTTCATAG GAATGAATCTCTTGATATAGGAATGTGCACTCACGACCAGTGGGAAAGACTTTCAAATGGGTTATGGATTAAACCAATGTCTCCTTTTGATCACAAAGTCTTAGACATAAGGATGGGGGCATCTTATTCAGAAAATATTGAAGTCTCTCTTGATGAAG AGTTCTTTTTGTATAGGATATTATTCCTCGTTTCTGGAATAGTTTTGATGAGTTTGGCTTCCGTGCTCAGCAAGTCCTTAGTTTTCTATTACAGTGGTGCCATGGCTGCAGGGGCTTTACTTGTGATATTAATGGTCCTTTTCCAG GGGATGAAACTTCTTCCAACTGGTCGAAAAAGCTCCCTTGCAGTGTTTTTGTACTCCTCCTTT GTCGGCCTGGGAACCTTCCTACTTCGCTATGTGCCAAGATTGTTACGTTCACTATTGGTCGAGATTGGACTTTCAGAAGATATGTATGATCCT CTGCTAATATTTCTGATTGTTTTCCTTCTAATCACTGGATCTTGGTTGGGTTTTTGGGTTGTGCGCAAGCTTGTCATCACAGAGGATGGATCTGTTGATGATGGTGTATCTCTCTTTGCTACTTGGTCGATTCGTATTATTGCCTCTGTCCTGATCCTTCAG agcTCTATAGATCCTTTATTGGCAATAAATGCATTGATTGGTGgaatttttttctctttgggATTGAGGTCCATCCAACCAAAGCTTGTTCGCCGTGTTTACAA AAAGTTGAGTAGACCGACCAAGATCAATGTCAGAGAACCTGTTTATCCATATGCATCACCAGTTGCCAATGCTTCTGTCCCCAGGCCTTCAACAAGAGCTTCATATACTCCTGTCCAAG GTCAAACTAGTAAGTCACGAATAACAGATTCAGAGACTTTCTATTCTACATTCCATGATACTCCTGATCGAAGAAAATTTGCGAAGGATGAATGGGAATCGTTCACTAGGGAGTCCACACGGAAAGCTATGGAAGGGCTGGTTGCCTCACCAGATTTCAACAGATGGGCTGTCTCCCATGCGGATAGGATAACCCTAGCTCCAAAGAGAGAGGATGCATATAAGCAGAGGAGATGGTTTCAATGGTTTTAA